In the genome of Ictalurus furcatus strain D&B chromosome 13, Billie_1.0, whole genome shotgun sequence, one region contains:
- the timm23a gene encoding mitochondrial import inner membrane translocase subunit Tim23: protein MDNNTPGSGAYKGGFGGIFGGGASEYSNTSLAGVPLTGMNPISPYLNVDPRYLLQDTDEFILPTGANKTRGRFELAFFTIGGSCMTGAAFGTLNGLRLGLKETRDMAWSKPRNVQIINMVTRQGASWANTLGSVALLYSVFGVAIEKARGAEDDINTVAAGTLTGMMFKSTGGLKGVARGGLLGLAMSGLYALYNNWDHLKGTAPIRY from the exons ATGGATAACAACACTCCGGGATCAGGCGCCTATAAAGGAGGATTTGGTGGCATTTTTGGTGGTGGAGCCTCTGAGTATTCGAACACGTCGCTAGCTGGAGTACCAT TGACTGGAATGAACCCGATCTCGCCCTACCTTAATGTTGACCCTCGCTACCTTTTGCAG GATACAGATGAATTTATATTGCCAACTGGAGCAAACAAAACTCGTGGCCGCTTTGAACTAGCCTTCTTCACCATCGGAGGGTCCTGCATGACTG GTGCTGCTTTCGGAACGCTGAACGGACTTCGTCTGGGCCTGAAGGAGACCAGAGATATGGCATGGTCAAAACCCAGaaatgtaca AATAATAAACATGGTCACACGGCAGGGAGCGTCATGGGCTAACACATTAGGATCAGTAG CTCTGTTGTACAGCGTGTTTGGTGTAGCTATAGAAAAGGCCCGAGGAGCTGAAGATGACATTAACACAGTAGCTGCTGGCACGTTAACTGGGATGATGTTTAAATCAACAG gTGGACTAAAAGGAGTTGCCAGAGGAGGCCTTCTTGGATTAGCCATGTCAGGATTATATGCCCTCTACAACAACTGGGACCACCTTAAAGGCACAGCTCCTATACGTTATTGA